One genomic window of Phaenicophaeus curvirostris isolate KB17595 chromosome 21, BPBGC_Pcur_1.0, whole genome shotgun sequence includes the following:
- the KCTD7 gene encoding BTB/POZ domain-containing protein KCTD7, with amino-acid sequence MRLCRRPIAMDAAQRRPPSSRHPAARVWWSQPRTARRSQWTAASYPATGKGSVTGGPRFSSASCIPAETALSQLVSQHNNRPGRDSFPSHRNAVVNDWCEARERRALPPRNLPRKFRSCFPFCIATAAYPADLLSRARGMVVVTGQNKVSGNPDDAMSSSDAEDDFQEPATPTATQAGQALPLLPQQFPEVVPLNVGGMHFTTRLSTLRRYEDTMLAAMFSGRHYIPTDAEGRYFIDRDGTYFGDILNFLRSGDLPPRERVRPVYKEAQYYSIGPLLDHLEDIQPLKGEKVRQAFLGLMPYYKDHLERIIEIAKLRAMQRKARFAKLKVCVFKEEMPITPYECPHFNSLRFERSESETKLFEHHCEVDVSFGPWEAVADVYDLLHCIVTDLSDRGITVDHQCIGVCDKHLINHYYCKRPIYEFKITWW; translated from the exons ATGCGTTTGTGCAGACGGCCTATTGCGATGGATGCAGCACAACGGCGGCCACCCAGCTCACGCCATCCTGCTGCGAGAGTGTGGTGGAGCCAGCCACGCACCGCACGGCGCAGCCAATGGACGGCGGCCTCTTACCCAGCCACTGGCAAGGGCTCCGTGACGGGAGGGCCTCGGTTCAGCTCCGCGAGCTGCATTCCTGCAGAGACAGCCCTCTCCCAGCTGGTTTCTCAGCACAACAATCGTCCTGGCCGTGATTCATTTCCCAGCCATCGCAATGCCGTTGTAAATGATTGGTGCGAAGCCAGGGAGCGACGTGCCTTGCCGCCACGTAACCTGCCTCGGAAATTCAGGTCTTGTTTCCCATTTTGCATTGCCACGGCTGCCTACCCAGCAGACCTGCTCAGCAGAGCCAGAGGGATGGTGGTAGTTACGGGGCAGAACAAAGTCAGTGGAAACCCGGATGATGCCATGTCGAGCTCAGACGCAGAGGATGATTTCCAAGAGCCGGCCACTCCTACTGCAACCCAGGCAGGACAAGCGCTACCTCTGCTGCCTCAGCAG TTCCCAGAAGTTGTTCCGCTGAACGTAGGAGGCATGCACTTTACAACACGACTGTCAACTCTGAGACGTTATGAGGACACAATGTTGGCGGCGATGTTCAGCGGAAGACACTATATTCCCACAGACGCTGAAGGCAGATATTTTATTGACAGAGATGGAACCTATTTTGG AGACATCCTTAACTTTCTACGGTCTGGGGACCTACCACCAAGAGAGCGCGTCAGGCCAGTTTACAAGGAAGCACAGTATTATTCCATAGGACCATTGCTAGACCATCTAGAGGACATCCAGCCTCTTAAAGGAGAGAAAGTTAGACAAGCGTTCCTGGGCCTGATGCCATATTACAAAG ATCATTTGGAACGGATAATTGAAATAGCAAAGCTCAGGgcaatgcaaagaaaagcaagatttGCAAAATTGAAGGTCTGTGTCTTCAAAGAAGAGATGCCCATCACTCCCTACGAATGCCCGCACTTCAATTCGTTACGTTTTGAAAGGAGTGAAAGTGAGACAAAGCTGTTTGAACATCACTGCGAAGTGGATGTCTCGTTCGGCCCCTGGGAGGCCGTCGCTGACGTCTACGATCTCCTGCACTGTATCGTGACAGACCTGTCCGACAGAGGGATAACTGTGGATCATCAGTGTATTGGGGTGTGTGATAAACACCTGATAAATCACTATTACTGCAAGCGTCCTATCTATGAATTCAAGATTACTTGGTGGTGA